The following proteins are encoded in a genomic region of Ailuropoda melanoleuca isolate Jingjing chromosome 10, ASM200744v2, whole genome shotgun sequence:
- the TMEM244 gene encoding transmembrane protein 244, with protein MESQRWSQYCQPSYTSQTSLETGRRVEGVMQLGHSGATKALKPGTYHLHIVVVLVLQNLLICVILLYTVYYAVLGVCCMMLKVYELDVLAPFDFKTNPSWLNTNYKVLLVSTQVTYFVCGLLSVLVVEEWVWDYAISVTILHVVITSTVMLEFPLTSHWWAALGSGLISMICGGQAFAYCLFKDNFIYPDLDEF; from the exons ATGGAgagccaaagatggagtcagtattGTCAGCCCTCCTACACCAGTCAAACCAGTTTGGAAACTGGCAGGAGAGTTGAAGGAGTTATGCAGCTGGGGCACTCAGGGGCCACTAAAGCTCTGAAACCTGGGACATACCACCTGCATATAGTAGTTGTG CTTGTTTTGCAGAATCTTCTTATATGTGTCATCCTCCTCTACACCGTGTACTATGCAGTTCTGGGCGTGTGCTGCATGATGCTCAA GGTGTATGAGTTGGATGTCCTGGCACCATTTGATTTCAAAACAAACCCCTCATGGCTCAACACAAATTATAAAG TTCTTCTAGTCTCAACACAGGTCACCTACTTTGTTTGCGGATTGCTTTCCGTTCTGGTTGTAGAAGAATGGGTCTGGGATTATGCCATTTCAGTAACTATTCTTCATGTTGTCATCACTTCCACTg ttatgtTGGAATTCCCCCTGACATCACATTGGTGGGCTGCTTTAG GATCCGGCTTAATTTCAATGATATGTGGAGGCCAGGCTTTTGCGTACTGTTTGTTCAAAGACAACTTTATCTATCCCGATCTGGATGAGTTTTAA